Proteins encoded in a region of the Planococcus shixiaomingii genome:
- a CDS encoding DUF3397 family protein yields the protein MMLILQTVATVFIFAPFLAFFLIYIAARKPLKRRAFLVAADLTTLVLFIAVPVLIYAIWSYEASALVCFVAIIIAIVFLVIEWKNEKELKVRVYIRKTWRLYFVVLAFAYLMIWTVGLIFTVSRFMLDSYGA from the coding sequence ATGATGCTCATCTTACAAACGGTAGCAACGGTTTTTATCTTTGCTCCATTTCTTGCATTTTTCTTAATCTATATAGCGGCCCGTAAACCTTTAAAACGCAGAGCTTTTTTAGTTGCTGCAGATCTTACGACATTGGTGCTTTTTATTGCGGTGCCTGTTTTGATTTATGCCATATGGAGTTATGAAGCTTCGGCACTCGTCTGTTTTGTAGCTATTATAATTGCTATCGTTTTTTTAGTCATTGAATGGAAAAATGAGAAGGAACTCAAAGTGAGAGTCTATATCCGCAAAACATGGCGCCTTTATTTTGTGGTTTTGGCATTCGCTTATTTAATGATTTGGACGGTAGGACTTATCTTTACAGTGAGCCGTTTCATGTTGGACAGTTACGGGGCTTAA
- the mraZ gene encoding division/cell wall cluster transcriptional repressor MraZ, producing the protein MFMGEYQHSVDAKGRLIIPAKFREQLGETFVITRGLDQCLFGYTMDEWKKIEEKLKELPVTKKDARAFTRFFFSGATEVELDKQGRVNIPSTLLSYAQLEKECIVLGVSNRFEIWAKDSWEKYSAESEDSFNDIAENLVDFDF; encoded by the coding sequence ATGTTCATGGGCGAATATCAACATAGCGTTGATGCAAAAGGTCGATTAATTATACCGGCTAAGTTCCGTGAACAGCTTGGAGAGACTTTTGTTATTACCCGAGGCCTGGATCAATGCTTATTTGGCTACACAATGGATGAATGGAAGAAGATCGAAGAAAAGCTGAAAGAGCTGCCGGTCACTAAAAAAGACGCACGTGCTTTTACACGCTTCTTTTTCTCGGGAGCCACGGAAGTGGAACTCGATAAACAAGGGCGCGTCAATATTCCTTCAACATTGCTTTCATATGCGCAACTTGAAAAAGAATGCATCGTCCTAGGAGTGTCCAACCGTTTTGAAATCTGGGCAAAAGATTCTTGGGAAAAATATTCCGCAGAATCTGAGGATTCATTTAATGACATCGCAGAGAATTTGGTAGATTTTGATTTTTAA
- a CDS encoding penicillin-binding protein, producing MKKKFRFQWGAFLLFLLFAGLFFLLLARIVTIQATGQVEGQELAAKAAAKYNQEQVLKAERGRILDRNGDVVAEDTLTYRLVAVLDESATQKASNPRHVIDVEKTADVLAEHLDTSREKLLKILKNGVEKDLYQVEFGSAGREISHTKMKEMQKEKLPGILFVNDLKRLYPNGAFASHLIGFAMKEELEDGQMVTKGKMGLEAIHDEVLTGKNGKMEFDTDKWGYLLPNSESAVTPAIDGSDLQLTLDKTLQNFLEDAMSTVQEEYDPTRMIAVVANPKTGEILAMSQRPTFNPNTREGLSDNWLNESVELTIEPGSPMKMFTVASAIEEGKWDPDATYKSGTYKLGPDTIGDHNSGRGWGTITFLEGIQRSSNVSMAYLLERIGQENFRKYIDAFGFGKKTGIDLPREASGKILDKYASNVLTLTYGQGSTVTPVQMIQAASAIANDGVMMKPYVIDQIRNPDTGEVTVKSEPEEAGQPISAETAKQVREILASTVTAEHGSAKGFALQDYTSAGKTGTAQIPGEDGRYMTGRNNYLFSFLGMAPAEDPELLVYIGVQQPNLPANEYGSVPVSKIFTSVMENGLKHMNIEPENIQTATAMTMDDFSGKSSKEVAAKLKKNGLKVVRTGAATEVEGQYPAAGEKVLKGGTVILKTGGTAVLPDFTGWSKRELLAYQSLSGLSLEIAGQGFAVSQSLSKGTKISPDEPVVIQLQTPQDSFKIKMKDGPEGTPAEENEAADSTAPATETEEPVEEAADAITNEENTQQEINVEIDEEITEEIIEDTSG from the coding sequence ATGAAAAAAAAGTTTCGATTTCAATGGGGAGCCTTTCTGCTATTTTTGTTATTTGCAGGGCTCTTTTTCCTTTTATTGGCCAGAATTGTAACTATTCAGGCAACGGGACAAGTGGAAGGCCAGGAATTAGCGGCCAAAGCGGCAGCAAAATATAATCAAGAGCAAGTGTTGAAAGCTGAACGCGGGCGGATTCTGGACCGGAACGGAGATGTAGTGGCTGAAGATACGTTGACATACCGATTGGTCGCCGTATTGGATGAGTCTGCTACACAAAAAGCCAGCAATCCTCGGCATGTGATAGATGTTGAAAAAACGGCCGACGTGCTGGCGGAGCATTTGGACACTTCAAGAGAAAAGCTTCTTAAAATATTAAAAAATGGTGTAGAAAAGGATCTTTATCAAGTCGAGTTCGGTTCAGCCGGCAGAGAAATAAGCCACACCAAAATGAAGGAAATGCAAAAAGAAAAGCTGCCAGGTATTTTGTTTGTCAATGATTTAAAGCGATTATATCCAAATGGGGCGTTTGCGTCTCATTTAATAGGCTTTGCCATGAAAGAAGAACTTGAGGATGGGCAAATGGTTACAAAAGGGAAAATGGGTCTTGAAGCGATCCATGATGAGGTGTTAACTGGGAAGAACGGCAAAATGGAGTTTGACACGGATAAATGGGGCTATTTATTGCCGAACAGCGAGTCAGCTGTCACTCCAGCAATCGATGGTTCCGACCTCCAATTGACCCTCGATAAAACCTTGCAAAATTTTTTAGAGGATGCCATGTCAACCGTTCAGGAAGAATATGACCCTACCAGAATGATTGCGGTCGTCGCCAATCCAAAAACCGGTGAAATACTGGCTATGTCACAGCGGCCAACATTCAATCCCAACACGCGTGAAGGCCTTTCGGATAACTGGTTGAACGAAAGCGTTGAATTGACGATCGAACCAGGTTCTCCGATGAAAATGTTTACGGTAGCTTCGGCGATTGAAGAAGGAAAATGGGATCCGGATGCGACTTATAAATCTGGCACTTATAAATTGGGTCCTGATACTATTGGAGACCACAATAGCGGAAGAGGGTGGGGGACAATTACCTTCCTTGAAGGAATTCAGCGTTCCTCTAACGTTTCCATGGCTTATTTGCTAGAGCGCATCGGCCAGGAGAATTTCCGGAAGTATATTGACGCGTTCGGCTTCGGCAAAAAAACAGGCATTGATTTGCCGCGTGAAGCTTCAGGGAAGATCTTGGACAAGTATGCGAGCAATGTGCTTACATTGACGTACGGTCAAGGTTCGACCGTTACACCGGTTCAGATGATTCAAGCCGCATCGGCGATTGCCAATGACGGCGTTATGATGAAACCGTATGTGATCGATCAAATAAGAAACCCGGATACCGGAGAAGTAACTGTCAAAAGTGAACCGGAAGAAGCCGGGCAGCCGATTTCTGCTGAAACGGCGAAACAAGTCCGCGAAATTCTTGCGTCAACTGTAACGGCAGAACATGGTTCAGCAAAAGGTTTCGCGCTGCAAGATTACACAAGTGCCGGTAAAACAGGTACTGCACAAATTCCGGGTGAAGATGGCCGTTACATGACCGGCAGAAATAACTACTTGTTCTCTTTCCTTGGCATGGCGCCAGCGGAAGATCCAGAGTTGCTCGTTTATATCGGTGTCCAACAGCCGAATTTGCCGGCAAATGAATACGGCTCTGTCCCTGTTTCGAAGATTTTCACTTCCGTAATGGAAAATGGCTTAAAGCATATGAACATTGAGCCGGAAAACATACAAACAGCGACGGCTATGACAATGGATGATTTTAGTGGAAAATCGTCGAAAGAAGTAGCAGCCAAGTTGAAAAAAAACGGGCTTAAAGTTGTAAGGACCGGAGCTGCAACAGAAGTTGAAGGCCAATATCCGGCTGCAGGAGAAAAAGTGTTGAAGGGCGGCACAGTCATCTTAAAGACCGGGGGAACAGCAGTTTTACCGGATTTCACAGGATGGTCTAAGCGGGAACTGCTTGCGTATCAATCCTTGAGCGGTTTATCGCTGGAAATTGCAGGGCAAGGTTTTGCAGTAAGCCAAAGTTTGTCAAAAGGCACCAAAATTTCTCCAGATGAACCGGTAGTTATCCAACTTCAGACACCTCAAGATTCCTTTAAAATAAAAATGAAGGATGGACCTGAAGGCACACCTGCAGAAGAAAATGAAGCAGCAGATTCGACAGCACCGGCAACCGAAACAGAAGAACCAGTCGAAGAAGCTGCTGATGCAATTACCAACGAAGAAAATACGCAACAAGAAATTAACGTAGAAATTGACGAAGAGATTACAGAAGAAATAATAGAAGACACATCTGGTTGA
- the rsmH gene encoding 16S rRNA (cytosine(1402)-N(4))-methyltransferase RsmH, giving the protein MFDHTTVLLKETVDGLNIRPNGIYVDCTLGGAGHSEYLVQQLSDEGHLYCFDQDATAITHAKEKLQNYLHRITFIHANFKFLKEELAMRGVEKVDGILYDLGVSSPQLDTPERGFSYHNDAPLDMRMDQSAELSAYHVVNDWAFEDLVRIFYRYGEEKFSKQIARKIEAAREKQPIETTGQLVECIKDGIPAFARRTGGHPAKRVFQAIRIAVNDELGAAETSLQDAIGLLAINGRISVITFHSLEDRLCKTIFKEASSLPELPPNMPMIPPGMEPILKLVTRKPILPSEEELAQNNRSRSAKLRIAEKIRE; this is encoded by the coding sequence TTGTTCGACCACACTACGGTTTTACTCAAAGAAACTGTTGATGGACTGAACATTCGCCCTAACGGCATTTATGTGGACTGCACGCTTGGCGGGGCAGGGCACAGCGAATATTTGGTTCAGCAACTTTCTGACGAAGGTCATCTTTATTGTTTTGACCAAGATGCAACAGCGATTACACATGCAAAAGAAAAGCTGCAAAACTACTTACATAGGATCACGTTTATTCACGCGAACTTTAAATTTCTTAAAGAAGAGCTTGCCATGCGGGGAGTAGAGAAAGTGGATGGCATACTATATGACCTCGGCGTTTCTTCTCCTCAACTCGATACTCCTGAAAGGGGATTCAGTTACCACAATGACGCCCCTCTTGATATGCGAATGGACCAGTCAGCTGAATTAAGTGCTTATCATGTTGTTAATGATTGGGCGTTTGAAGACCTAGTGAGAATATTTTACCGTTATGGCGAAGAGAAGTTTTCAAAACAGATTGCACGAAAAATAGAAGCGGCGAGAGAAAAACAGCCGATCGAAACGACTGGGCAACTGGTCGAATGCATCAAAGACGGAATTCCCGCTTTCGCAAGGCGTACGGGCGGGCATCCAGCAAAACGGGTGTTCCAAGCTATCCGAATTGCAGTAAACGATGAGCTTGGAGCAGCTGAAACGTCTCTGCAAGATGCCATTGGATTGCTTGCGATTAATGGGCGAATCAGTGTCATTACGTTCCACTCGCTTGAAGACAGGCTTTGCAAAACAATTTTCAAAGAAGCGTCATCATTGCCGGAATTGCCGCCAAACATGCCGATGATTCCACCAGGCATGGAGCCGATTTTGAAACTAGTTACAAGAAAACCGATTCTTCCATCTGAAGAGGAATTAGCACAAAACAATCGATCGCGATCAGCAAAACTGCGGATAGCAGAAAAAATTAGAGAGTAA
- the bshC gene encoding bacillithiol biosynthesis cysteine-adding enzyme BshC, producing MRLEEQYVSPPSNLMRDYINGDHTIRNYFSYEPLQSEFEARYNKLRAHSADRPKISEIIRGFMEPNGISEAAAAHLSDFENGAPVVVTGQQAGLLSGPLYTVHKAISVILLAKQASEQLGTKVVPVFWIAGEDHDLAEISHLYREVNHRVDKLNFPHAEYGKHTASTAVLNKEKVRSFLEEYFRSLPETEYSKSLHELAFSFLQKTATFTDFFSAILNYFFHEEGLLYIDAAYPELRKYEAPYFMKMIERSEEIAESVYSTEQSLVQDGYSAVIGAEKNAANLFVIVEGERILLQRESGKFAGNNGAVSFTDEELMEIARTTPERLSNNVVTRPIMQEMVFPVLAFVGGPGEIAYWAAFKGAFRLLEMEMPVVMPRLNMTLVTRQTESLLKKYNLTFSDVVSDRKIASLKVELEEAIREKKAELLIDELQIKLTAEYEEINLQFSQVSKGLTPLVEKNLQIHLKQLTFLKHKLQDEVMLQHSTQFNHYAFIENELLPNNGFQERIYNPFPYLNFYGLDLIKDILKLRIQYDKNHKIIYL from the coding sequence ATGAGGTTAGAAGAACAATACGTATCTCCACCGAGTAATTTGATGAGAGACTATATAAACGGCGACCACACAATTCGCAATTATTTTTCATATGAGCCGCTCCAGTCGGAATTTGAGGCCAGGTACAACAAGCTGCGTGCTCATTCCGCAGACAGACCAAAGATCAGTGAAATAATTCGTGGTTTTATGGAACCGAACGGCATTTCTGAAGCTGCAGCTGCTCATTTGAGTGATTTTGAAAATGGGGCGCCGGTTGTAGTTACTGGTCAGCAAGCAGGTCTTTTGTCTGGGCCGCTTTATACTGTACATAAAGCAATTTCTGTCATTCTTTTAGCAAAACAGGCTTCAGAGCAGCTAGGGACGAAAGTTGTGCCAGTTTTTTGGATTGCTGGTGAAGATCATGATTTGGCTGAAATCAGTCACTTGTACCGGGAAGTAAATCACCGCGTGGATAAGTTGAATTTTCCGCATGCGGAATATGGGAAACATACTGCCTCAACAGCTGTTCTAAACAAAGAAAAAGTCAGGTCTTTTTTAGAGGAATATTTCCGCAGCTTGCCGGAGACGGAGTATTCCAAAAGTCTCCATGAGCTTGCCTTTTCCTTCTTGCAAAAAACAGCGACGTTCACGGATTTCTTTTCCGCCATTTTGAATTATTTCTTCCATGAAGAAGGGCTTCTGTATATTGACGCAGCTTATCCAGAGCTTCGCAAATACGAAGCGCCTTATTTTATGAAGATGATTGAGCGGTCAGAAGAAATTGCAGAAAGCGTCTATAGCACAGAGCAATCACTCGTGCAGGATGGTTACAGCGCGGTGATTGGCGCAGAGAAAAATGCTGCCAATCTTTTTGTGATTGTTGAAGGTGAACGGATTTTGCTGCAGCGCGAAAGCGGAAAGTTTGCTGGGAATAATGGAGCGGTCTCTTTCACCGATGAGGAATTAATGGAAATTGCAAGAACAACTCCCGAGCGTTTAAGCAATAATGTTGTTACACGGCCCATCATGCAGGAAATGGTTTTTCCAGTTCTGGCATTTGTCGGTGGTCCTGGCGAAATTGCTTATTGGGCAGCATTCAAAGGCGCATTCCGTTTGCTGGAGATGGAAATGCCGGTTGTTATGCCGCGCTTGAATATGACCTTGGTCACTAGGCAAACCGAGTCACTACTAAAGAAATACAATCTGACTTTCTCAGATGTGGTCAGTGACCGTAAAATTGCCTCATTAAAAGTAGAACTAGAGGAAGCCATCCGTGAAAAAAAGGCGGAATTGCTGATTGACGAACTTCAGATAAAACTGACGGCTGAATACGAAGAAATTAACCTTCAGTTTTCGCAAGTAAGCAAAGGGCTGACGCCGCTAGTCGAAAAGAATTTGCAGATCCATTTAAAACAGCTCACTTTTCTAAAGCATAAGCTACAAGACGAAGTCATGTTGCAACATAGTACCCAGTTCAATCATTATGCATTTATTGAAAATGAACTGTTGCCAAACAATGGATTTCAAGAGCGAATATACAACCCATTCCCTTACCTGAATTTTTACGGTTTGGACTTAATAAAAGATATACTGAAATTACGAATCCAATATGACAAAAATCACAAAATAATATACTTGTAA
- a CDS encoding acetyl-CoA carboxylase biotin carboxylase subunit: MNKILIANRGEIARRIIRTCNRLGIETVAIHSEVDGDLPYVSEATEAVLIGPNPVVQSYLQMDKIIEEAKKRNVDAIHPGYGLLSENAQFARRVAEAGMVFIGPDSAIIEKMGDKIESRRTMIEAGVPVVPGTEDGMRTIEEALEAASGLGYPVMLKASSGGGGIGMVRCENEQALSQQFAGVKSRAKAYFGDDVVFLEKFIADARHIEVQIFGDHHGNIVHLFERNCSVQRRNQKVIEESPSPHLPQDARERLCEAAVKAAKAVHYTNAGTVEFIVDQNNDFYFLEMNTRLQVEHPVTEEVTGWDLVEWQLKVAAGETLPPQETIQSKGHAIEYRIYAEDPKTFFPSPGKLEKIEWGRDARIESGYEQGNIVTPFYDPMISKIIIKGGDRIEALTKSQNFFNHATIVGVKTNIPLFKDFVESQEFVSGEYATAVLPQWMEKTKEEKRV, encoded by the coding sequence ATGAATAAGATCCTGATTGCAAACCGCGGTGAAATTGCACGGCGCATTATTCGCACGTGCAACCGCTTAGGAATTGAGACAGTTGCGATTCACTCTGAGGTTGATGGGGATCTGCCTTATGTCAGTGAAGCAACTGAAGCTGTATTGATCGGGCCAAATCCGGTTGTACAGTCGTATTTACAAATGGATAAAATTATCGAAGAAGCAAAAAAGCGAAACGTGGATGCAATTCATCCAGGTTATGGACTGCTATCTGAAAACGCTCAATTTGCCCGTAGAGTCGCTGAAGCTGGAATGGTATTCATCGGACCGGATAGTGCCATCATTGAAAAAATGGGCGATAAAATCGAATCACGCCGAACAATGATTGAAGCGGGTGTTCCGGTAGTACCGGGAACGGAAGACGGCATGCGGACAATTGAAGAAGCACTTGAGGCAGCTAGCGGACTAGGATATCCGGTTATGTTGAAAGCGAGCAGCGGCGGCGGGGGAATCGGCATGGTTCGCTGTGAAAATGAGCAAGCGCTCAGTCAGCAGTTTGCTGGAGTTAAAAGCCGGGCAAAAGCGTATTTTGGGGACGATGTTGTCTTTTTGGAAAAATTCATTGCCGATGCGCGCCATATCGAGGTACAGATTTTTGGGGATCATCATGGCAATATAGTTCATCTGTTCGAGCGCAATTGCTCAGTTCAGCGGCGCAACCAGAAAGTCATTGAAGAATCGCCGTCACCACATTTGCCGCAAGATGCCAGAGAGCGTTTATGCGAAGCAGCCGTTAAAGCAGCAAAAGCGGTTCATTACACCAATGCCGGAACGGTTGAGTTTATCGTTGATCAAAACAATGACTTTTACTTTTTGGAAATGAATACGCGCCTCCAAGTGGAGCATCCGGTGACAGAAGAAGTAACAGGATGGGACTTGGTTGAATGGCAATTAAAAGTGGCAGCTGGTGAAACACTTCCTCCGCAGGAAACGATTCAATCCAAGGGCCATGCCATTGAATACCGGATTTATGCGGAAGATCCAAAAACGTTCTTCCCATCGCCAGGCAAGCTGGAGAAAATCGAATGGGGAAGAGATGCTCGCATCGAATCGGGTTATGAGCAAGGCAATATCGTGACGCCTTTTTATGATCCGATGATTTCAAAAATCATTATTAAAGGCGGAGACCGAATCGAAGCTTTGACTAAATCACAGAATTTTTTCAATCATGCTACAATAGTAGGTGTGAAAACGAATATTCCGCTTTTTAAAGATTTTGTTGAATCGCAGGAATTTGTTTCCGGCGAATACGCAACAGCCGTATTGCCGCAATGGATGGAAAAAACAAAGGAGGAAAAAAGAGTATGA
- the ftsL gene encoding cell division protein FtsL, giving the protein MALNATKETYIQQPAVPQNPDRQPVRKKGVITKGEKVLYLSFFAALVMCALLVLHNQSAIQASTQEIQTIEHSIDETVKQNTDYALQVSELSKYERILAKAKELGLKFNGQIKVVQ; this is encoded by the coding sequence ATGGCGTTGAATGCTACGAAAGAAACCTACATACAACAGCCGGCCGTTCCTCAAAACCCGGATCGGCAACCGGTACGAAAAAAAGGTGTAATTACTAAGGGTGAAAAAGTTTTGTACTTATCATTCTTTGCTGCCTTAGTCATGTGTGCGTTATTGGTGCTTCACAACCAATCCGCTATACAAGCATCCACTCAAGAAATTCAAACAATCGAACATTCAATTGATGAAACAGTGAAACAAAATACAGATTATGCTTTACAGGTAAGTGAACTGTCTAAATATGAGCGCATTTTGGCAAAAGCAAAAGAGCTTGGTCTAAAATTTAATGGGCAAATAAAGGTAGTGCAATGA
- a CDS encoding acyl-CoA carboxylase subunit beta → MTKTSETTGYNERLEQKLATIFAGGHSKYHEKMKESNKLFVRDRLNLLFDGGEYVEDGRFANVEAGDLPADGVVTAIGKVNGETVCVMANDSTVKAGSWGSRTVEKIIRIQETAEKMQVPMLYLVDSAGARITDQLDMFPNRRGAGRIFHNQVRMSGMVPQICLLFGPSAAGGAYIPAFCDIVIMVEGNASMYLGSPRMAEKVIGEKVSLEEMGGARMHCTVSGVGDVLVATEEEAIAEARRYLAYFPANFAVKPEKIAGTAAKAGRSLEAIIPENQNAPFDMYELIDQLVDEGSFFDIKKLFAGELITGLARIDGQAVGILANQPKVKGGVLFGDSADKGAKFINLCDAFSIPLLFLADVPGFMIGTKVERAGIIRHGAKFIAAMSSASVPKISVVVRKAYGAGLYAMAGPAFEPDVCIALPTAQIAVMGPEAAVNAVFSNKIEAIEDPKERLKYVQQKHQEYKEEIDIYKLASELIVDEIVAPHELRKVLSQRFAFYETKDLPMPYRKHGVFPV, encoded by the coding sequence ATGACAAAAACAAGCGAAACGACAGGATATAACGAGCGTTTGGAACAAAAACTTGCGACTATTTTTGCGGGGGGACATTCGAAATACCACGAAAAAATGAAAGAAAGCAATAAGCTTTTTGTCCGCGACCGTTTGAATCTTTTATTTGATGGCGGAGAATATGTGGAAGATGGCCGGTTTGCTAATGTTGAAGCGGGAGACCTTCCAGCGGATGGCGTTGTAACGGCAATCGGCAAAGTGAACGGTGAAACAGTATGCGTCATGGCCAATGACTCGACTGTCAAAGCCGGATCATGGGGTTCGCGGACGGTAGAGAAAATTATCCGCATCCAAGAAACAGCCGAGAAGATGCAAGTGCCAATGCTTTATTTGGTGGATTCAGCCGGTGCGCGCATTACTGACCAACTTGATATGTTTCCAAACCGTAGGGGTGCGGGGCGGATTTTCCATAATCAGGTGAGAATGTCCGGAATGGTTCCTCAAATTTGTTTGTTGTTCGGACCATCAGCAGCTGGCGGGGCATACATACCAGCGTTTTGTGACATCGTCATTATGGTGGAAGGAAACGCTTCCATGTATTTGGGCTCTCCGCGAATGGCTGAGAAAGTCATCGGCGAAAAAGTGTCACTTGAAGAAATGGGCGGCGCTCGTATGCATTGCACTGTGAGCGGAGTGGGCGATGTGCTCGTTGCCACTGAAGAAGAAGCGATTGCTGAAGCTCGTCGCTATTTGGCATACTTCCCGGCAAACTTTGCAGTGAAACCGGAAAAAATTGCTGGAACAGCAGCAAAAGCAGGACGCTCACTTGAAGCGATTATCCCGGAAAACCAAAACGCACCATTCGATATGTATGAATTGATTGATCAGCTGGTTGATGAAGGCAGCTTCTTTGATATCAAAAAGCTGTTTGCAGGAGAATTGATTACAGGACTCGCCCGTATCGATGGCCAAGCAGTCGGCATTCTCGCAAACCAGCCAAAAGTTAAAGGTGGCGTGTTGTTCGGAGATTCCGCCGATAAGGGTGCAAAGTTCATCAACTTATGCGACGCATTCTCGATTCCGCTCCTGTTTTTGGCCGATGTGCCAGGATTCATGATCGGAACGAAAGTAGAGCGTGCTGGCATTATTCGCCACGGCGCGAAGTTTATCGCTGCCATGAGTTCTGCATCGGTGCCGAAAATTTCAGTTGTCGTGCGCAAAGCTTATGGAGCAGGCCTTTACGCAATGGCAGGCCCTGCATTTGAACCGGATGTCTGCATCGCATTGCCGACAGCGCAAATCGCGGTCATGGGACCAGAAGCGGCGGTCAACGCTGTTTTCTCCAATAAAATCGAAGCGATCGAAGATCCGAAAGAACGCTTAAAGTATGTGCAGCAAAAACATCAAGAATACAAAGAGGAAATTGATATTTACAAATTGGCTTCTGAATTGATTGTTGATGAAATAGTGGCACCGCATGAACTTCGGAAAGTTCTTTCCCAGCGCTTCGCGTTTTACGAAACAAAAGATTTGCCGATGCCGTATCGAAAACACGGAGTTTTTCCGGTATAA
- a CDS encoding acetyl-CoA carboxylase biotin carboxyl carrier protein subunit, translating into MTELKASMAGTVLNVLVAEGDAVTAGQAVVTIESMKMEIPIEAEIGGKVEKIHVEVGSFVNEEETLLTLGE; encoded by the coding sequence ATGACAGAACTTAAAGCATCAATGGCAGGTACAGTATTAAACGTTTTAGTGGCGGAAGGCGACGCGGTAACAGCGGGGCAAGCGGTCGTTACAATTGAATCGATGAAAATGGAAATTCCGATCGAAGCGGAAATCGGCGGCAAAGTCGAAAAAATCCACGTAGAAGTCGGCAGTTTTGTTAACGAAGAAGAAACATTGCTGACACTGGGAGAATAA
- a CDS encoding ketopantoate reductase family protein: protein MKFVIIGAGAVGLLTACLLKKAGNEVQLITRRQEQAELINEQGILYGETQYMIAATTEWNSIPPEAYTIVAVKYDGLKNVFPLFHHQAIANPIIFLQNGMLHIEAIAKLPQTNIAAGSVEHGVVKLHDNEIRHTGHGVYKFALLKGDESVFKPLLSLPGIRTEWHTDADQLLFRKVLLNTLINPLTALTGLKNGELLTNPYAFGLMKNLYSELSEAFPEMATLLPFEEVKALCESTANNTSSMLADKMAGRAMELDTIILYTLNRAPIELPLLRSFYHLLKSTEV from the coding sequence ATGAAATTCGTCATCATAGGAGCGGGAGCAGTAGGCTTGTTGACTGCTTGTTTGTTGAAAAAAGCGGGCAATGAAGTACAGCTTATTACGCGGAGACAAGAGCAGGCGGAATTGATTAATGAGCAAGGAATCCTTTACGGGGAAACTCAGTACATGATAGCAGCAACTACGGAATGGAATTCCATTCCACCAGAAGCGTACACAATCGTAGCGGTAAAGTATGATGGGTTAAAAAATGTTTTCCCTCTTTTTCACCACCAAGCAATAGCCAATCCGATCATTTTTTTACAGAACGGCATGCTCCACATCGAAGCCATTGCCAAGCTTCCGCAAACTAATATAGCAGCTGGCAGTGTAGAACATGGAGTCGTAAAGCTTCATGATAACGAAATTCGCCACACCGGACACGGGGTTTACAAATTCGCTTTGCTAAAAGGTGACGAAAGTGTCTTTAAGCCGTTGCTGTCATTGCCGGGCATCCGGACCGAATGGCACACGGATGCGGATCAATTGCTGTTTCGAAAAGTGCTTCTCAACACGTTAATTAACCCGTTGACGGCTTTAACAGGGCTGAAAAATGGAGAATTGTTGACTAATCCATATGCTTTTGGGCTGATGAAAAATTTATATAGCGAATTGTCTGAGGCATTCCCTGAAATGGCTACTTTATTGCCATTTGAAGAAGTGAAGGCTCTTTGTGAATCAACTGCGAACAATACATCTTCCATGCTAGCCGATAAGATGGCTGGCCGGGCAATGGAATTGGATACGATTATTTTATATACGCTTAACCGTGCGCCAATAGAATTGCCGTTGCTGCGTTCGTTCTATCACTTATTGAAATCAACTGAGGTATAA